A stretch of Bacillota bacterium DNA encodes these proteins:
- a CDS encoding ABC transporter ATP-binding protein, translated as MKLAVRMLREARKYWWWLIVSIIAVFIGTAAQLYAPQVVRKLTSLVEHQDPELAKKALSLAIMLTAVYLLQSICQGIRSYYTHFAAWHFVSDMRTKIYGHFQRLSLKYYQDKQTGQLMSRVTSDTTGLEVLIAHAVPDLIVNIIIFAGVAIMLFSINVKLALLTLVSIPFLAVTSGWFVKKVRPQFRKGQKAMGELNAILQDNLSGIKEIQVFNQQNREYENVEEASLLHAETQVHALKLSAIYHPTIQFLSNMGTVFVIGYGGYLASKGGIPLSDIITVILYLSIFYQPISTLARIMEDLQNAGAGAERIFEVLDTEPDVKEKKGAKPLKNPAGHIEYRGVTFGYNETPVLKDVSLEIKPGQMVALVGQTGVGKTTMISLLNRFYDPQSGEILIDGKDVRDLTLSSLRDSISVVLQDVFLFHGSVADNIAYGKPGATMDEIIAAAKVANAHEFIEGLENGYDTFIGERGVKLSGGQKQRLSIARAVLRDKPILVLDEATASVDVYTERLIQEAMDTVMNGRTTIVIAHRLSTIRKADKIIVMDSGAIAECGTHDELMALGGVYAGMNHLQEQ; from the coding sequence TTGAAGTTAGCAGTCAGAATGCTGAGAGAGGCGAGAAAATATTGGTGGTGGCTCATCGTATCCATCATTGCGGTTTTCATAGGAACAGCGGCACAGCTTTATGCTCCACAGGTGGTCAGAAAGCTCACATCACTTGTAGAACATCAGGATCCGGAACTTGCGAAAAAGGCGCTTAGCCTTGCGATAATGCTTACGGCAGTTTATCTTTTGCAGTCGATTTGCCAGGGTATACGAAGCTATTATACCCATTTTGCGGCGTGGCATTTCGTTTCGGACATGCGCACAAAGATTTACGGACATTTTCAAAGGCTTTCGCTCAAATATTATCAGGATAAGCAGACAGGTCAGCTTATGAGCAGGGTGACAAGCGATACGACGGGGCTTGAGGTGCTTATCGCCCATGCCGTGCCCGACCTTATCGTTAACATAATCATTTTCGCAGGCGTTGCGATAATGCTGTTTAGCATAAATGTAAAGCTTGCGCTTTTGACGCTTGTTTCGATCCCATTTCTCGCTGTTACTTCGGGCTGGTTTGTCAAAAAGGTCCGCCCGCAGTTTAGAAAAGGTCAAAAGGCGATGGGTGAGCTCAACGCCATCCTTCAGGACAATCTTTCGGGCATAAAAGAGATACAGGTCTTCAATCAGCAGAATAGGGAATATGAGAATGTGGAGGAGGCGTCGCTGTTACACGCTGAAACGCAGGTTCATGCGCTTAAGCTGTCGGCAATCTATCATCCGACTATACAGTTTCTGAGCAATATGGGCACGGTCTTTGTAATAGGATACGGCGGTTATCTGGCGTCAAAGGGCGGCATACCGCTCTCCGACATAATTACAGTCATATTATACTTAAGCATTTTTTATCAGCCGATCTCAACGCTTGCCCGCATCATGGAGGATCTTCAAAATGCCGGTGCCGGTGCCGAGCGCATTTTCGAGGTGCTTGACACAGAGCCGGATGTAAAAGAGAAAAAGGGTGCGAAACCGCTTAAAAATCCCGCCGGACATATAGAATACCGTGGCGTAACATTCGGATATAACGAAACGCCGGTATTAAAAGATGTAAGTCTTGAGATAAAGCCGGGGCAGATGGTCGCTCTCGTGGGGCAGACGGGCGTCGGAAAGACGACGATGATTTCCCTTTTGAACAGATTTTACGATCCGCAGTCGGGCGAAATACTTATCGACGGGAAAGATGTTCGTGACCTTACTTTAAGCAGTCTCCGTGACAGTATCAGCGTTGTGCTTCAGGATGTGTTTTTATTCCACGGTTCTGTCGCCGACAATATCGCATACGGAAAGCCTGGCGCGACAATGGATGAGATCATTGCCGCGGCAAAGGTCGCAAATGCACATGAATTCATTGAAGGTCTTGAAAACGGTTATGACACCTTCATCGGTGAAAGAGGTGTAAAACTTTCGGGCGGTCAGAAACAGCGTCTTTCAATCGCACGTGCGGTGCTTCGTGACAAGCCTATCCTCGTCCTTGACGAGGCGACAGCTTCGGTAGACGTTTACACCGAACGGCTCATACAGGAAGCAATGGACACCGTTATGAATGGAAGAACCACGATAGTCATTGCACACCGCCTGTCCACTATCCGCAAGGCTGACAAGATAATCGTTATGGACAGCGGCGCAATCGCCGAATGCGGAACGCATGATGAATTGATGGCTTTGGGCGGCGTTTATGCCGGAATGAATCATCTTCAGGAGCAGTAA